From Deinococcus yavapaiensis KR-236, a single genomic window includes:
- a CDS encoding bifunctional 5,10-methylenetetrahydrofolate dehydrogenase/5,10-methenyltetrahydrofolate cyclohydrolase has protein sequence MARALRGDEASAALLSDARARIAALGFVPHLHVIRLGEDPASVSYVRLKDKRAKELGLKSTVHALAEETTQADLLSLIEALNSDSDASGILVQLPLPRHVDETRVLEAIDPLKDVDGFHPVNVGRLWSGGDALPPCTPQGVIAMLRHYDVDVAGKSVVIVGRSNIVGKPLAALLLRANATVTVAHSRTPNLADVTRGADVLLVAVGRKHLVTPDMVKPGAVVVDVGNTWERLPDGKSRVFGDVRPDVGEVAAALTPVPGGVGPMTVAQLLANTVSAAELQRKAEVTP, from the coding sequence ATGGCGCGCGCCCTGCGCGGCGACGAGGCGTCGGCGGCCTTGCTCTCCGACGCGCGCGCGCGCATCGCGGCGTTGGGCTTCGTGCCGCACTTGCACGTCATTCGCCTCGGCGAGGACCCCGCGTCCGTGAGCTACGTGCGCCTCAAGGACAAGCGCGCCAAGGAGCTGGGTTTGAAATCCACCGTGCACGCGCTCGCCGAGGAGACGACGCAAGCCGACCTCTTGTCGCTCATCGAAGCGCTCAACTCCGACTCGGACGCGAGCGGAATCCTCGTGCAGCTTCCCCTGCCGAGGCACGTGGACGAGACGCGCGTGCTGGAGGCGATCGATCCGCTCAAGGACGTGGACGGCTTTCACCCCGTGAACGTCGGGCGACTGTGGTCGGGCGGGGACGCCCTGCCGCCGTGCACGCCGCAAGGCGTGATAGCGATGCTGAGGCACTACGACGTGGACGTCGCCGGAAAGAGCGTCGTCATCGTGGGCCGCTCGAACATCGTCGGCAAACCGCTCGCGGCCTTGCTGCTCCGCGCCAACGCCACGGTCACGGTCGCGCACTCGCGCACGCCGAACCTCGCTGACGTCACGAGGGGCGCGGACGTGCTGCTCGTCGCCGTGGGCCGCAAGCACCTCGTGACGCCCGACATGGTGAAGCCCGGCGCGGTCGTCGTGGACGTCGGCAACACTTGGGAGCGCCTGCCGGACGGCAAGAGCCGCGTGTTCGGCGACGTCCGTCCGGACGTGGGCGAGGTCGCGGCGGCCCTCACGCCCGTTCCGGGCGGCGTGGGACCCATGACGGTCGCGCAGCTTCTCGCCAACACCGTGTCGGCCGCCGAACTGCAAAGGAAGGCGGAGGTGACGCCCTGA
- the nusB gene encoding transcription antitermination factor NusB yields MRRRDTGPASGRRAAREFAFQVIFESAQGGLPLAEALTRAEGAMRTGGDLHAALDADTLTFARELVETFEARRHDVDEVLHRTIHGWSFGQLAQTDLNILRLATSELLDVEQPPVPIIESAVRIARKFGGDESGRFVNGVLASVLRTLGRDAGEKPRDA; encoded by the coding sequence ATGCGACGACGCGACACCGGGCCCGCGTCGGGACGGCGCGCGGCGCGCGAATTCGCCTTTCAGGTGATCTTCGAGTCGGCGCAGGGCGGCTTGCCGCTCGCAGAGGCGTTGACGCGCGCCGAGGGCGCGATGCGCACGGGCGGCGATCTTCACGCGGCGCTCGACGCGGACACGCTGACGTTCGCGCGTGAACTCGTCGAGACCTTCGAGGCGCGGCGGCACGACGTCGACGAGGTGCTGCACCGCACCATCCACGGTTGGAGTTTCGGGCAACTCGCGCAGACGGACCTCAACATCTTGCGTCTCGCGACGTCGGAATTGCTCGACGTGGAACAACCGCCCGTGCCGATCATCGAGTCGGCGGTTCGCATCGCCCGCAAGTTCGGCGGGGACGAGTCGGGCCGGTTCGTGAACGGCGTGCTGGCCAGCGTGCTGCGTACCCTCGGTCGGGACGCGGGCGAGAAGCCGAGGGACGCTTGA
- a CDS encoding Asp23/Gls24 family envelope stress response protein, whose translation MELDINKNVLYDIACTTLERIEGLEVTNLPMNVGEVLNRSPRGRLRSLKVNRDESGVTIDVSVNVEYGKNIVSLSRGAQQAVTENIELMTGLKVKAVNVTVQGLTLPKGAQG comes from the coding sequence ATGGAACTCGACATCAATAAAAACGTGTTGTACGACATCGCCTGCACGACGCTCGAACGCATCGAGGGCTTGGAAGTGACGAACTTGCCGATGAACGTCGGTGAGGTGCTCAACCGCTCGCCGCGCGGGCGACTGCGGTCGTTGAAGGTGAACCGCGACGAGTCGGGCGTCACCATCGACGTCAGCGTCAACGTGGAATACGGCAAGAACATCGTGTCGCTGTCGCGCGGTGCGCAACAAGCGGTGACCGAGAACATCGAACTCATGACGGGACTCAAGGTGAAGGCCGTGAACGTCACGGTTCAAGGCTTGACGTTGCCGAAGGGAGCGCAGGGTTGA
- the ligA gene encoding NAD-dependent DNA ligase LigA: MTATRYHELISLIEHHNKRYYELDDPEVSDAEYDALMRELREFEAAHPDLVVPNSPTQRVGGAPNTTFAPIRHPTPMTSLDNAFSDEDLADFEVKLARALGGGGEFTYTCELKLDGLSINLYYVDGELRWGATRGNGAVGEDVTANVLTISGIPRRLEGVTGELEVRGEVFLTRAEFARLNTEQDEAGLPPFKNPRNAAAGTLRQKDPRVTASRKLEAYFYSVGKRGNLKARTQWDLLHELQALGFPVSPYSRHVTGVAGAGVYHHDMTAARSTFPMDADGTVVKLDDFQLQVEAGFTSRAPRWAIAYKFPAEEAFTKVEAITISVGRTGRLNPLAHLEPRLIEGTVVQRATLHNEDYIRDKDIRVGDTVVVHKSGGIIPEIIRVVPELRPEEAQAFQFPAHCPECGHEVVREEGGAAVVCPNPLCPAQAVERLKHFVSRGAMDVRGLGEKIVEALFAQGIARNAADLYDLTVEKLLQVERMGEKNATKILAQLQESKKKPLSRLIVALGIPLIGERNGGVLEANFANLRAIMDASEEQIANIPGIGETVAHVLVTALHDPSMVELVGRLEAAGLNTTSTVVKAGTELEGLTFVITGTLSRPRPELQELLERHGARVTGNVTKKTSFVIAGEEAGGKLAKAQEIGVKVLDEASLSEILSARGVTLQ; the protein is encoded by the coding sequence ATGACGGCCACGCGCTACCACGAACTCATCTCATTGATCGAGCACCACAACAAGCGCTACTACGAACTCGACGATCCAGAAGTCAGCGACGCGGAGTACGACGCGCTCATGCGCGAACTTCGCGAATTCGAAGCCGCCCATCCCGACCTCGTCGTGCCGAACTCGCCGACGCAACGGGTGGGCGGCGCGCCCAACACGACCTTCGCCCCGATTCGCCATCCGACGCCCATGACGAGCCTCGACAACGCCTTCAGCGACGAGGATCTCGCCGACTTCGAGGTGAAACTCGCGCGCGCCCTCGGCGGTGGCGGCGAGTTCACGTACACGTGCGAACTGAAGCTCGACGGTCTGAGCATCAACTTGTACTACGTGGACGGCGAGTTGCGGTGGGGCGCGACGCGCGGCAACGGCGCCGTGGGTGAGGACGTGACGGCCAACGTCCTCACGATTTCGGGCATCCCGAGAAGGCTCGAGGGCGTGACGGGCGAGTTGGAGGTGCGCGGCGAAGTGTTCTTGACGCGCGCCGAGTTCGCGCGCCTCAACACCGAGCAGGACGAGGCGGGCTTGCCGCCCTTCAAAAATCCCCGGAACGCCGCCGCCGGAACGCTGCGTCAAAAGGACCCGCGCGTCACGGCGAGCCGCAAGCTCGAAGCGTACTTCTACTCGGTCGGCAAGCGCGGCAACCTCAAGGCGCGGACGCAATGGGACTTGCTGCACGAACTTCAGGCTCTCGGCTTCCCGGTGAGTCCCTACTCGCGGCACGTGACGGGGGTGGCGGGCGCGGGCGTGTACCACCACGACATGACGGCCGCGCGCTCGACCTTTCCGATGGACGCCGACGGAACCGTCGTGAAACTCGACGATTTTCAGTTGCAAGTCGAGGCGGGCTTCACGTCACGCGCTCCGAGGTGGGCGATCGCGTACAAGTTCCCGGCCGAGGAAGCCTTCACGAAAGTCGAGGCGATCACCATCAGTGTCGGGCGGACGGGCCGCCTCAATCCGCTGGCGCACCTCGAGCCGCGCCTTATAGAAGGAACGGTCGTGCAGCGCGCGACGCTGCATAACGAGGACTACATCCGGGACAAGGACATCCGCGTCGGCGACACGGTCGTCGTGCACAAGTCGGGCGGAATCATTCCCGAGATCATCCGCGTGGTGCCCGAACTGCGCCCCGAGGAAGCCCAGGCTTTCCAGTTCCCGGCGCACTGCCCCGAGTGCGGGCACGAGGTCGTGCGCGAGGAAGGCGGCGCGGCGGTCGTGTGTCCCAATCCGCTGTGTCCCGCGCAGGCCGTGGAACGGCTCAAGCACTTCGTGTCGCGCGGCGCGATGGACGTGCGCGGCCTGGGCGAGAAGATCGTGGAGGCGCTCTTCGCGCAAGGCATCGCGCGAAACGCCGCCGACTTGTACGACCTCACCGTCGAGAAGCTGCTGCAAGTCGAGCGAATGGGGGAGAAGAACGCCACGAAGATCCTCGCGCAACTTCAGGAAAGCAAGAAAAAGCCCTTGTCCCGCCTTATCGTCGCCCTCGGCATCCCGCTGATCGGCGAGCGCAACGGTGGTGTCTTGGAGGCGAACTTCGCGAATTTGCGCGCGATCATGGACGCGTCGGAAGAGCAAATCGCGAACATTCCCGGCATCGGCGAAACGGTCGCGCACGTCCTCGTGACGGCCCTGCACGACCCGTCGATGGTCGAGCTTGTCGGGCGCTTGGAGGCGGCGGGCCTCAACACGACGTCCACCGTCGTGAAGGCGGGCACGGAACTCGAAGGACTGACCTTCGTGATCACCGGGACCCTTTCGCGCCCGAGACCAGAACTTCAAGAACTGCTGGAGCGGCACGGCGCGCGCGTGACGGGCAACGTCACGAAGAAGACCTCGTTCGTGATCGCGGGCGAGGAGGCGGGCGGCAAGCTCGCCAAGGCCCAGGAGATCGGCGTGAAGGTCCTCGACGAGGCGAGCCTCTCGGAAATTCTGAGCGCGCGCGGGGTCACGTTACAATGA
- the xylB gene encoding xylulokinase, whose protein sequence is MTEGVTLGVDVGTSGVKVVALTRRGEVIAEATRSYPLHTPRPGWTQQDPSDWVRGATEALRDVASNLDGRVPLALGLSGQMHGLVPLDGGGDVIRPAMLWNDARTGAQVEAIEARVSRAELVARTGNRAVAGFQLPKILWLRDEEPQAFARLRCALLPKDYLGFVLTGQKRTEPSDASGVGALHLASKSWDRDVLSALDLDASLFPDVIASHEVVGTLSDAVAQACGLPRGLLVVAGGGDNAAAGVGLGLTSSRRDVGSVSLGTSGVIFAPLSDATPDPEGRVHLFAHADGGYHLLGVTLSAAGALQWLKDKIAPEASLETLLEEARGVGSSQGVTFLPYLAGERSPWMDPALRGSWSGLSLAHERGHLTRAVLEGVAFSLADAFDVMRPLSHVETLLATGGGARSDLWLGLVSGALDKAVRRPSHEPGAAHGAAILAMPAAGLYASLEEAMDALRPRGDAVAALPAAAEFALYRTRRDLERLHVPT, encoded by the coding sequence GTGACCGAAGGCGTCACGCTGGGCGTGGACGTCGGCACGAGCGGCGTGAAGGTCGTCGCCTTGACGAGGCGCGGCGAGGTGATCGCCGAGGCGACGAGAAGCTATCCGCTGCACACGCCGCGCCCGGGGTGGACGCAGCAAGACCCGTCGGACTGGGTGCGCGGAGCGACCGAGGCCCTGCGTGACGTCGCGTCGAACTTGGACGGCCGCGTCCCGCTCGCCCTGGGTCTCTCCGGGCAGATGCACGGCCTCGTTCCGCTCGACGGCGGCGGCGACGTCATCCGCCCCGCGATGCTATGGAACGACGCGCGAACGGGCGCGCAAGTCGAGGCGATCGAGGCGCGCGTTTCGAGGGCCGAGCTCGTGGCCCGCACCGGCAACCGCGCCGTGGCGGGCTTCCAGCTTCCGAAGATTCTGTGGCTTCGCGACGAGGAGCCTCAAGCGTTCGCTCGCTTGCGCTGCGCCCTGCTGCCGAAAGACTACCTCGGCTTCGTGCTGACCGGGCAAAAGCGTACGGAACCGAGCGACGCCTCCGGGGTGGGCGCCTTGCACCTCGCGAGCAAGTCGTGGGACCGAGACGTCCTCTCGGCGCTCGACCTCGACGCCTCGCTCTTTCCGGACGTGATCGCGTCGCATGAAGTTGTCGGGACGCTGTCGGACGCGGTGGCGCAAGCTTGCGGGTTGCCTCGCGGCTTGCTCGTCGTAGCGGGCGGCGGTGACAACGCGGCGGCGGGCGTCGGGTTGGGACTCACGTCCTCGCGGCGAGACGTCGGCAGCGTCAGCCTCGGCACGAGCGGCGTGATCTTCGCGCCGCTCTCCGACGCGACGCCCGACCCCGAGGGGCGCGTGCACCTGTTCGCACACGCGGACGGCGGCTACCACCTGCTCGGCGTGACCCTCAGCGCGGCGGGCGCCTTGCAGTGGCTCAAGGACAAGATCGCGCCCGAAGCGAGCTTGGAGACCTTGCTGGAAGAAGCGCGCGGCGTAGGCTCTTCACAGGGCGTGACGTTCCTGCCGTACTTGGCGGGCGAGCGAAGCCCGTGGATGGATCCGGCGTTGCGAGGCTCGTGGAGCGGGCTGAGCCTCGCGCACGAGCGCGGTCACCTCACTCGGGCGGTGCTGGAAGGCGTCGCGTTCAGCCTCGCGGACGCCTTCGACGTCATGCGGCCTTTGTCGCACGTCGAGACCCTGCTCGCCACGGGCGGCGGCGCGCGAAGCGACTTGTGGCTCGGCCTCGTCTCCGGAGCGCTCGACAAAGCGGTGCGGCGACCGTCGCACGAGCCGGGCGCGGCGCACGGCGCGGCGATTCTCGCGATGCCCGCCGCCGGGCTGTACGCCAGCTTGGAGGAGGCGATGGACGCTTTGCGGCCCCGAGGCGACGCGGTCGCGGCGTTGCCCGCCGCCGCCGAGTTCGCTCTCTACCGAACGCGAAGGGACCTTGAGCGTCTCCACGTACCGACCTGA
- the xylA gene encoding xylose isomerase, producing the protein MSSFQATPADKFTFGLWTVGNVGRDPFGEPTRTAIDPAAILSKLAELGAWGVNFHDNDLVPIDASASERDAIVEGFRRALQETGLCVPMATTNLFTDPAFKDGAFTSADARVRAYALQKTMRAMDLGAEFGAKTYVFWGGREGTEVDAGGKLLDAMSWFRDSLNFLAEYSEDQGYGYKFALEPKPNEPRGDIFLPTVGSALGFIATLDKPQMFGVNPEFAHETMAGLSFPHAIAQAIDAGKLFHVDLNDQKMGRFDQDLRFGAENLKSAFFTVYLLETSGYDGPRHFDAHALRTEDEAGVWAFARGCMRTYLVLKEKVRQFREDAEIQAAIEAYRVRDAELEGLSKGYSRDKAEALKSRAFDRGELGRRGPGLEHLDQLVTDLLLGVREPARSSSASEAEATL; encoded by the coding sequence GTGAGCTCATTTCAAGCCACGCCCGCCGACAAGTTCACGTTCGGCTTGTGGACGGTCGGCAACGTCGGGCGCGACCCGTTCGGCGAGCCGACACGTACGGCGATCGACCCTGCCGCCATCTTGTCGAAGCTCGCCGAACTCGGCGCGTGGGGCGTGAACTTCCACGACAACGACCTCGTGCCGATCGACGCGAGCGCGTCGGAACGCGACGCCATCGTCGAGGGCTTTCGTCGCGCGCTCCAAGAAACGGGTTTGTGCGTCCCGATGGCGACCACCAACCTCTTCACGGACCCCGCCTTCAAAGACGGCGCGTTCACGTCCGCCGACGCGCGCGTGCGCGCCTACGCCTTGCAAAAGACCATGCGCGCCATGGACCTCGGCGCGGAGTTCGGCGCGAAGACGTACGTCTTTTGGGGTGGCCGCGAAGGCACGGAAGTCGACGCGGGCGGCAAGCTTCTCGACGCGATGTCGTGGTTTCGCGACAGCTTGAACTTCCTCGCCGAGTACAGCGAGGACCAAGGCTACGGGTACAAGTTCGCGCTGGAACCCAAGCCGAACGAACCGCGCGGCGACATCTTCTTGCCCACGGTCGGCAGCGCCCTGGGATTCATCGCGACGCTCGACAAACCCCAGATGTTCGGCGTGAATCCCGAGTTCGCGCACGAGACGATGGCGGGCTTGTCGTTTCCGCACGCGATCGCGCAGGCCATCGACGCGGGCAAGCTGTTCCACGTGGACCTCAACGACCAGAAGATGGGACGCTTCGATCAGGACTTGCGGTTCGGCGCGGAGAACCTCAAAAGTGCCTTCTTCACGGTGTACTTGCTGGAGACGAGCGGCTACGACGGCCCTCGGCACTTCGACGCGCACGCGCTGCGCACCGAGGACGAGGCGGGCGTGTGGGCCTTCGCGCGCGGCTGTATGCGCACCTACCTCGTCTTGAAGGAGAAGGTGCGGCAATTTCGCGAGGACGCCGAAATTCAAGCGGCGATCGAAGCGTACCGTGTTCGTGACGCCGAACTCGAAGGCCTCTCGAAGGGCTACTCTCGCGACAAGGCCGAAGCTTTGAAGAGCCGCGCCTTCGACCGTGGAGAACTCGGGCGGCGCGGGCCGGGCTTGGAGCACCTCGATCAACTCGTCACGGATCTCCTGCTGGGCGTGCGCGAACCCGCTCGTTCCTCGTCGGCGAGCGAGGCGGAGGCGACCCTGTGA
- a CDS encoding Gfo/Idh/MocA family protein — MTRKLRMGMVGGGQGAFIGGVHRKAAALDGQIDFVAGALSSTPEKAVASGRELGLSGDRTYGSWQDMLAGELARPKDERIDFVSIVTPNHVHYEVAKAFAEAGIHVVCDKPLVHTLEQARDLVGVVERTGVVFAVTYNYTGYPMVREARDLVRAGKIGEIRKVVVEYNQGWLARHVENKQADWRTDPARSGVAGAIGDIGSHAENLVATITNLELDAICADVTAFVPGRRLDDDANMLLRFKGGAKGILWCSQIEVGGENDLRIRVYGTEGTLTWHQEDPNYLVLDSLDAPRQVLTRGNAYLGSAAKAATRLPTGHPEAFIEAFANLYVGAAEAIRAGDEGRAPDSLIADFPTVHDGARGVAFIETAVRSGQSSEKWTPFSALAPEVTP; from the coding sequence ATGACCCGCAAGCTTCGCATGGGCATGGTGGGCGGCGGGCAAGGCGCGTTCATCGGCGGAGTGCACCGCAAGGCGGCCGCCCTCGACGGACAAATCGATTTCGTCGCGGGCGCGTTGTCGAGCACGCCCGAGAAGGCCGTCGCGTCGGGCCGGGAACTCGGCCTTTCGGGCGACCGTACCTACGGCTCTTGGCAAGACATGTTGGCGGGCGAACTCGCGCGCCCCAAGGACGAGCGCATCGACTTCGTGTCGATCGTGACGCCGAACCACGTTCACTACGAAGTCGCCAAGGCGTTCGCCGAGGCGGGCATTCACGTCGTGTGCGACAAGCCCCTCGTGCACACGCTCGAGCAGGCGCGCGACCTCGTGGGCGTCGTCGAGCGGACGGGCGTCGTGTTCGCCGTGACGTACAACTACACCGGCTACCCGATGGTGCGCGAAGCGCGCGACCTCGTGCGGGCGGGCAAGATCGGCGAGATTCGCAAGGTCGTCGTGGAGTACAACCAAGGCTGGTTGGCGCGTCACGTCGAGAACAAGCAGGCGGATTGGCGCACCGATCCGGCGCGCAGCGGCGTCGCGGGCGCCATCGGTGACATCGGCTCTCACGCCGAGAATCTCGTGGCGACGATCACGAATCTCGAACTCGATGCCATTTGCGCGGACGTCACGGCCTTCGTGCCGGGACGGCGTCTCGACGACGACGCGAACATGCTGCTGCGCTTCAAAGGCGGCGCGAAGGGCATCTTGTGGTGCTCTCAAATCGAGGTCGGCGGCGAGAACGATCTGCGCATCCGCGTGTACGGCACCGAGGGCACCTTGACGTGGCATCAGGAGGACCCGAACTACCTCGTCTTGGATTCCCTCGACGCCCCGCGGCAAGTCCTGACGCGCGGCAACGCCTACCTCGGTTCGGCCGCGAAAGCCGCGACGCGCCTTCCGACCGGGCACCCCGAGGCCTTCATCGAGGCGTTCGCGAACTTGTACGTCGGCGCCGCCGAGGCGATTCGCGCGGGCGACGAGGGACGCGCGCCCGATTCTCTCATCGCCGACTTTCCGACCGTCCACGACGGCGCGCGCGGCGTGGCGTTCATCGAGACGGCCGTGCGAAGCGGGCAAAGCTCGGAAAAGTGGACGCCCTTTTCGGCCCTTGCCCCGGAGGTGACCCCGTGA
- a CDS encoding sugar phosphate isomerase/epimerase family protein, translated as MPRPITLFTGQWADLPLAELAPLAKKMGYDGLELACWGDHFDVTRALEDDDYVKQRRELLADHELQLFAISTHLVGQAVCDLIDERHRDIVPSHVWGDGEPEGVRQRAAQEVSNTGRAAAKLGVKVVNGFTGSSVWHALYQFPPTSQEYWQRGFDDFARRWLPILDVFDEQGVNFGLEVHPTEIAFDIASSQRALQAVKFHPRFGFNYDPSHLGYQGVDYVKFIRVFSDRIFHAHMKDAWWGHGDGTVGVFGGHTSFGDARRFWDFRSVGRGDVNFEEVIVALNDIGYQGPLSVEWEDSRMDRFHGAAESAAFVRRLDFAPAQGAFDAAFSRSEQPKAES; from the coding sequence ATGCCTCGACCGATCACTCTCTTTACCGGCCAGTGGGCCGACCTTCCCCTCGCCGAGCTCGCCCCGCTCGCGAAGAAGATGGGGTACGACGGGCTGGAACTCGCGTGCTGGGGCGATCACTTCGACGTGACGCGCGCCTTGGAAGACGACGACTACGTCAAGCAGCGCCGTGAGCTGCTCGCCGACCACGAACTGCAACTCTTCGCGATCTCCACGCACCTCGTCGGGCAGGCGGTGTGCGATCTCATCGACGAGCGCCACCGTGACATCGTGCCGTCGCACGTCTGGGGCGACGGCGAGCCCGAAGGCGTGCGTCAACGCGCCGCGCAGGAAGTCTCGAACACGGGACGCGCCGCCGCCAAGCTCGGCGTGAAAGTCGTCAACGGCTTCACGGGCTCCAGCGTGTGGCACGCCTTGTATCAATTTCCGCCTACGTCGCAAGAGTATTGGCAGCGCGGCTTCGACGACTTCGCGCGGCGTTGGCTGCCGATTCTCGACGTGTTCGACGAGCAGGGCGTGAATTTCGGTTTGGAAGTTCACCCGACCGAGATCGCCTTCGACATCGCCTCGAGTCAGCGCGCGCTTCAAGCCGTGAAATTCCACCCGCGCTTCGGCTTCAACTACGACCCGAGCCACCTTGGCTATCAAGGCGTGGACTACGTGAAGTTCATCCGCGTGTTCTCGGACCGCATCTTCCACGCGCACATGAAAGACGCGTGGTGGGGTCACGGCGACGGCACCGTCGGCGTGTTCGGCGGTCACACGTCGTTCGGAGACGCGCGGCGCTTTTGGGACTTCCGCTCGGTGGGACGCGGCGACGTGAACTTCGAGGAAGTCATCGTGGCCCTCAACGACATCGGCTACCAAGGGCCGCTCAGCGTGGAATGGGAAGACTCGCGCATGGACCGATTCCACGGCGCGGCGGAAAGCGCCGCGTTCGTGAGGCGCCTCGACTTCGCGCCCGCGCAAGGAGCGTTCGACGCGGCCTTCTCGCGCAGCGAACAGCCGAAGGCGGAATCATGA
- a CDS encoding ABC transporter substrate-binding protein has product MSKQFSIGMAALAAITLGMTAAGQSTPLVIGVSIPSATHGWTGGVVYHANEAAKDLAKKYPNARFIIKTANSPSEQANQIQDLYTVNKINTLVILPFESAPLTRPVANLKKQGVYTVVVDRGLTDTSAQDAYVAGDNPGFGKVAAQFMGKQMGGKGNVVILRGLPTVIDNQRVDSFEAAMKTQYPNVKILDKKFGNWNRDDAFKVMQDYLTRYPKIDAVWASDDDMAVGVLKAIQQAKRTDIKFVLGGAGMKDMIKRVMDGDKMIPADVTYPPAMIADAMRLATAARSKGQKMPASTIIPSVLVTKANAKQFYYPNSPF; this is encoded by the coding sequence ATGAGCAAGCAATTCTCCATCGGCATGGCGGCCCTCGCGGCCATCACCCTCGGCATGACGGCCGCCGGACAATCGACGCCGCTCGTCATCGGCGTGTCCATTCCGTCCGCGACGCACGGCTGGACGGGCGGGGTCGTGTACCACGCCAACGAAGCCGCCAAGGATCTCGCCAAGAAGTACCCGAACGCCCGCTTCATCATCAAGACCGCGAACAGCCCCAGCGAGCAAGCGAACCAAATCCAGGACCTCTACACCGTCAACAAGATCAACACCCTCGTCATCCTGCCCTTCGAGAGCGCGCCCCTCACGCGGCCCGTCGCGAACCTCAAGAAGCAAGGCGTCTATACGGTCGTCGTGGACCGCGGCCTCACCGACACCTCCGCGCAAGACGCCTACGTCGCGGGCGACAATCCCGGCTTCGGCAAGGTCGCCGCGCAGTTCATGGGCAAGCAGATGGGCGGCAAGGGCAACGTCGTGATTTTGCGCGGTCTGCCGACCGTCATCGACAATCAGCGTGTCGACTCGTTCGAAGCGGCCATGAAAACGCAGTACCCGAACGTCAAGATCCTCGACAAGAAGTTCGGCAACTGGAACCGCGACGACGCCTTCAAGGTCATGCAGGACTACCTGACGCGCTACCCGAAGATCGACGCGGTGTGGGCGTCCGACGACGACATGGCCGTCGGCGTTCTCAAGGCCATCCAGCAAGCCAAGCGCACCGACATCAAATTCGTCCTCGGCGGCGCGGGCATGAAGGACATGATCAAGCGCGTCATGGACGGCGACAAGATGATTCCCGCCGACGTCACGTATCCGCCCGCCATGATCGCCGACGCGATGCGTCTGGCGACCGCCGCGCGCTCCAAGGGCCAGAAGATGCCCGCCAGCACCATCATTCCGTCCGTCCTCGTCACGAAGGCGAACGCCAAGCAGTTCTACTACCCGAACTCGCCGTTCTGA
- a CDS encoding ABC transporter permease has product MSTPTSEAVRPAKRPNILARIGALGPLLGLILLAILATSLNSDFASISNVSNVLTRAAFTGIIAVGMTFVIVSGGIDLSVGSLAALTAGSMILIMNSLIPTLGSGTSTILVGMLIALAIGALAGLAHGTLIARGRIEPFIVTLGTLGLFRSVLTYLSNGGAISLNDTLSEKYSPVYYGSVLGVPIPILVFALVALLGGLLLNRTRYGRYVQAIGSNEQVARYAAIDVTRIKILTYVLLGVCVAIATILYVPRLGSASPSTGLLWELEAIAAVIIGGTALKGGSGRIWGTVVGAILLVTIENVLNLTNLFSVYLNAAVQGVVIIIVAFLQRGRRT; this is encoded by the coding sequence ATGTCCACTCCCACCTCTGAAGCCGTTCGGCCCGCCAAGAGGCCCAACATCTTGGCGCGCATCGGCGCGCTCGGGCCGCTGCTCGGCCTGATCCTGCTCGCGATCCTCGCGACGTCGCTCAACTCGGACTTCGCCAGCATCTCGAACGTCTCCAACGTTCTGACGCGGGCCGCCTTCACGGGCATCATCGCCGTCGGCATGACCTTCGTGATCGTCTCGGGCGGCATCGACCTCTCCGTGGGCTCGCTCGCCGCGCTCACCGCCGGGTCGATGATCCTCATCATGAATTCCCTCATTCCCACGCTCGGGTCGGGCACGTCCACCATCCTCGTCGGAATGCTGATCGCGCTCGCCATCGGGGCGCTCGCGGGACTCGCGCACGGCACCCTCATCGCGCGCGGGCGCATCGAGCCCTTCATCGTCACCCTCGGCACGCTAGGGTTGTTCCGCTCGGTCCTCACCTACCTCTCCAACGGCGGCGCCATCAGCTTGAACGACACTCTTTCCGAGAAGTACAGCCCGGTTTACTACGGCTCGGTCCTCGGCGTGCCCATCCCGATTCTCGTGTTCGCGCTCGTCGCCTTGCTCGGCGGCTTGCTTCTCAACCGCACGAGGTACGGCCGCTACGTCCAAGCCATCGGTTCCAACGAGCAGGTCGCGCGCTACGCCGCCATCGACGTCACGCGCATCAAGATCCTCACGTACGTCCTGCTCGGCGTGTGCGTCGCCATCGCCACGATTCTGTACGTGCCGCGCCTCGGATCGGCCTCGCCCTCCACGGGTTTGCTGTGGGAACTCGAAGCGATCGCGGCCGTCATTATCGGCGGAACGGCGCTCAAGGGCGGCTCGGGACGCATCTGGGGCACGGTCGTCGGGGCGATTTTGCTCGTCACGATCGAAAACGTCCTCAACCTCACCAACCTCTTCAGCGTGTACCTCAACGCGGCCGTGCAAGGCGTCGTCATCATCATCGTCGCCTTCTTGCAACGCGGTCGGCGAACTTGA